The following are encoded in a window of Lichenicola cladoniae genomic DNA:
- a CDS encoding phytanoyl-CoA dioxygenase family protein encodes MNAAFQPRPAIDCAGARMPTVAEIQAMRRDGYLVVRGFFSPAETRALIDRTGEIAAAPEIVGGQMVYHEDSLLQSGQRVVQRIEDFCSHDAVMDEVARHGALSRWLSVLMDGETVLFKDKINFKYPGGDGFKAHQDQQAGWTVYAPIFVTALVTIDAATIQNGCLEIATAPRAHALIGAEWTPLSEDELGLVAVPTEPGDVIFFDSFVPHASKPNLTDGSRRVLYLTYNRADAGDHRRRYFDEKRAAFPPDIERKPGANYVFRV; translated from the coding sequence ATGAACGCCGCGTTCCAGCCCCGGCCGGCGATCGACTGCGCCGGCGCGCGGATGCCGACGGTCGCCGAGATCCAGGCGATGCGTCGTGACGGATACCTCGTCGTGCGCGGGTTCTTCTCGCCCGCCGAGACCAGGGCGCTGATCGATCGCACCGGCGAGATCGCGGCGGCCCCCGAAATCGTCGGCGGCCAGATGGTCTATCACGAGGACAGCCTCCTTCAGTCCGGCCAGCGCGTGGTTCAGCGGATCGAGGATTTCTGCAGCCACGATGCGGTCATGGACGAGGTCGCCCGGCATGGCGCACTGAGCCGCTGGCTGTCGGTGCTGATGGATGGCGAGACCGTGCTGTTCAAGGACAAGATCAACTTCAAGTACCCGGGCGGGGACGGCTTCAAGGCGCACCAGGACCAGCAGGCTGGCTGGACCGTGTATGCACCGATCTTCGTGACCGCCCTGGTCACCATCGACGCGGCCACGATCCAGAATGGCTGCCTCGAGATCGCCACCGCTCCGCGCGCGCATGCCCTGATCGGCGCGGAATGGACGCCGCTGTCCGAGGACGAGCTCGGGCTGGTCGCGGTTCCGACCGAGCCCGGCGACGTGATCTTCTTCGACAGCTTCGTGCCGCATGCCTCCAAGCCGAACCTGACCGACGGGTCGCGCCGGGTGCTGTACCTCACCTACAACCGGGCCGACGCGGGCGACCATCGCCGCCGCTACTTCGACGAGAAGCGTGCTGCCTTCCCACCCGATATCGAGCGCAAGCCGGGCGCGAACTACGTGTTCCGGGTCTAG
- a CDS encoding phosphocholine cytidylyltransferase family protein, which produces MSLRPHAWAPPPVLILAAGRGRRLSGTDGPASGIPKILLPFGGRTLLQRHLERLAQAGAGPVHLVVGYQAHLIEAELERLGRRDSVTLIHNPDWHEGSIVSLDAGRAVVENGGPVVLMDADVLYGQAMIERLFGSTHPAVLLLDREIEPGDEPVRICVDADGRIVDFAKQPDAPHLWYGESVGFFRFSADIAASLALRVHATVSGGGRMIEYEEPIRALIRDDASRAGASASPMFGFEDVSGLPWTEIDFMEDVVKAEALLPLLDGGAA; this is translated from the coding sequence ATGAGCCTACGTCCCCATGCCTGGGCTCCTCCCCCGGTCCTGATCCTCGCCGCAGGACGCGGACGCCGCCTTTCGGGAACCGACGGCCCCGCTTCCGGCATCCCGAAGATCCTGCTCCCCTTCGGTGGCCGGACCCTGCTGCAGCGTCATCTCGAAAGGCTGGCGCAAGCCGGCGCCGGACCCGTCCATCTGGTCGTGGGCTACCAGGCCCATTTGATCGAGGCGGAACTCGAGCGGCTGGGACGACGCGACAGCGTGACCCTGATCCACAATCCGGACTGGCATGAGGGCAGCATCGTGTCCCTCGATGCCGGGCGGGCGGTGGTGGAGAATGGCGGCCCGGTCGTGCTGATGGATGCCGACGTCCTCTACGGCCAGGCGATGATCGAGCGGCTGTTCGGCAGCACCCATCCGGCGGTGCTGCTGCTGGATCGCGAGATCGAGCCCGGCGACGAACCGGTCCGGATCTGCGTCGATGCGGACGGACGGATCGTCGATTTCGCCAAGCAGCCCGACGCACCCCATCTATGGTACGGCGAGTCGGTCGGTTTCTTCCGGTTCTCGGCAGATATCGCTGCCAGCCTGGCCTTGCGTGTGCATGCGACCGTCTCCGGCGGCGGTCGCATGATCGAATACGAGGAGCCTATTCGGGCCCTCATCCGCGACGACGCCTCCCGGGCCGGCGCATCGGCTTCGCCGATGTTCGGGTTCGAGGACGTCAGCGGGCTACCCTGGACGGAGATCGATTTCATGGAAGACGTGGTCAAAGCCGAAGCCCTGCTGCCCCTGCTCGACGGAGGCGCAGCATGA
- a CDS encoding MlaA family lipoprotein, protein MRQTLRMRGDDDDGEDDGEDWGGTMRQLIRAARTGSKPGRRGMASAAPFSASLAAVLITSLSVGGCATRPPASDPDALADYKANNDPLEPTNRVFYAFNDGLLTYVLTPVARGYNYIFPAPVRTGIHNVLNNLASPVQLANDVLETKPRRAGDTFVRFIVNSTAGIGGVFDVAKLIGYPDHSAEGATTLALWGIPAGPYLYLPVFGPSGVRDGVGRGVDTIVSPYTWVAFNGINHLNTISTGLAAVDGIAPHIDDLKKLNEQALDPYATQRSLYRQIRQTDVDAVRNDRRATVPDWYPNANNTVGQAPPADSGNTGHGSLPAPSISPAVGAIGRSQTQP, encoded by the coding sequence ATGCGGCAGACTCTGCGCATGCGCGGCGACGATGACGATGGCGAAGACGATGGCGAAGACTGGGGAGGCACGATGCGGCAGTTGATCCGGGCGGCACGGACAGGCTCGAAGCCTGGCCGACGTGGCATGGCTTCGGCTGCCCCGTTTTCCGCCTCGTTGGCAGCAGTGCTGATAACGTCGCTCTCGGTCGGCGGCTGTGCGACGCGTCCGCCGGCCAGCGACCCTGACGCGCTGGCAGACTACAAGGCGAACAACGACCCGCTCGAGCCGACCAACCGGGTGTTCTACGCCTTCAACGACGGGCTGCTGACCTACGTGCTGACCCCGGTGGCGCGTGGCTACAACTACATATTCCCGGCTCCGGTGCGGACCGGCATCCATAACGTGCTGAACAACCTGGCCTCGCCGGTGCAGCTCGCCAACGATGTGCTGGAAACCAAGCCGCGCCGCGCCGGCGATACGTTCGTGCGCTTCATCGTCAACTCGACTGCCGGCATCGGCGGCGTGTTCGATGTGGCCAAGCTGATCGGCTACCCGGACCATTCGGCCGAGGGCGCCACGACACTGGCCCTCTGGGGCATTCCCGCCGGCCCGTATCTCTATCTCCCGGTGTTCGGCCCCTCCGGCGTACGCGACGGCGTCGGCCGCGGCGTCGACACCATTGTCAGCCCCTACACCTGGGTCGCGTTCAACGGCATCAACCACCTGAACACGATCTCGACCGGGCTGGCCGCGGTCGACGGCATCGCGCCGCATATCGACGATCTCAAGAAGCTGAACGAGCAGGCGCTGGACCCCTATGCCACCCAGCGCTCGCTCTATCGCCAGATCCGGCAGACCGATGTCGACGCGGTCCGGAACGACCGGCGCGCGACGGTGCCGGACTGGTATCCGAACGCCAACAACACGGTCGGACAGGCTCCGCCGGCGGATAGCGGCAATACCGGGCATGGCAGCCTTCCGGCGCCGTCGATCAGTCCGGCCGTCGGCGCGATCGGGCGATCCCAGACGCAGCCCTGA
- the aepX gene encoding phosphoenolpyruvate mutase, producing MLAGPDLSFLMEAHSGLSAKIVEEAGFQGIWGSGLSMSAALGLRDNNEASWSQVLEQVEYMADATSLPILLDGDTGHGNFNNVRRFVRKLCERGVAGVCIEDKLFPKTNSFIGEAQPLADMEEFCGRIRAGKDSQTDDDFSIVARIEALISGHSMDEALRRAEAYHQAGADAILIHSKKRTANEIIGFMERWGNRCPVVIVPTMYYGTPTDAFRKAGVSTIIWANHLVRASITAMRTTAAHIHADQSLTQVEGRVASVKDIFALMDNDELETAGDRYLPVTGGPGMTDPAIAEATGAAGDLAASDAPVRGIVLAASQGEALGPLTADRPKCMVDVRGRPLLSQLLDTLRQSGVRDIAVVRGFAKDAISAETVPSAGLTLLDNDRFATTGEVASLLRAADRLTGETVLVYGDVLFRRYILDALMGVEADIVIAVDALRQRAEGQRGAHNPHPRDLVLADKPFSTSYLDDEPAILSAIGSVAVGDSMGEWIGLMRLSARGAGLVRAELESMQADGSADHADIPALLARVAARHPVAVHYITGHWLDVDTMTDLADARNFS from the coding sequence ATGCTCGCCGGCCCGGATCTCTCCTTCCTGATGGAGGCGCATAGTGGCCTCTCCGCCAAGATCGTCGAGGAAGCGGGCTTCCAGGGCATCTGGGGCTCCGGCCTCTCGATGTCCGCGGCACTCGGGCTGCGCGACAACAACGAGGCGTCCTGGTCGCAGGTGCTCGAGCAGGTCGAATACATGGCCGATGCGACCTCGCTGCCGATCCTGCTGGACGGCGATACCGGGCACGGCAACTTCAACAATGTCCGCCGCTTCGTGCGCAAGCTGTGCGAGCGCGGCGTTGCCGGCGTCTGCATCGAGGACAAGCTGTTCCCCAAGACCAACAGCTTCATCGGCGAGGCCCAGCCGCTTGCCGACATGGAGGAGTTCTGCGGCCGCATCCGGGCCGGCAAGGACAGCCAGACCGACGATGATTTCTCGATCGTGGCCCGGATCGAGGCGCTGATCTCCGGCCATTCGATGGACGAGGCGTTGCGCCGTGCCGAGGCCTATCACCAGGCTGGTGCCGATGCGATCCTGATCCATTCCAAGAAGCGCACCGCGAACGAGATCATCGGTTTCATGGAGCGCTGGGGCAATCGCTGCCCGGTGGTGATCGTGCCCACCATGTACTACGGCACGCCCACCGACGCGTTCCGCAAGGCCGGCGTGTCGACCATCATCTGGGCCAACCACCTGGTCCGTGCCTCGATCACCGCGATGCGCACCACGGCCGCCCATATCCATGCCGACCAGAGCCTGACCCAGGTCGAGGGCCGCGTCGCCAGCGTGAAGGACATCTTCGCGCTGATGGACAACGACGAACTGGAGACCGCCGGCGACCGCTATCTGCCGGTGACCGGTGGCCCGGGCATGACCGATCCCGCGATCGCCGAAGCCACCGGTGCCGCCGGCGATCTCGCGGCAAGCGATGCGCCGGTGCGCGGCATCGTGCTGGCCGCGTCCCAGGGCGAGGCGCTCGGCCCACTCACCGCCGACCGGCCGAAATGCATGGTCGACGTGCGCGGTCGTCCGCTGCTGAGCCAGCTGCTGGACACGCTGCGCCAGAGCGGCGTGCGCGACATTGCCGTAGTCCGCGGCTTCGCGAAGGATGCGATCAGCGCCGAAACGGTGCCCTCGGCCGGCCTGACCCTGCTCGACAACGACCGGTTCGCGACCACCGGCGAAGTGGCGTCGCTGCTGCGTGCCGCCGATCGGCTGACCGGCGAGACCGTGCTGGTCTATGGCGACGTGTTGTTCCGCCGCTACATCCTGGACGCGCTGATGGGCGTGGAGGCGGACATCGTCATAGCCGTGGATGCGCTGCGCCAGCGGGCCGAGGGCCAGCGCGGCGCCCATAACCCGCACCCGCGCGACTTGGTGCTGGCCGACAAGCCGTTCTCGACCAGCTACCTCGACGACGAACCCGCGATCCTCTCGGCGATCGGCAGCGTGGCCGTTGGTGACAGCATGGGCGAGTGGATCGGCCTGATGCGGCTGAGCGCGCGTGGCGCCGGCCTGGTGCGGGCCGAGCTCGAATCGATGCAGGCCGACGGCTCGGCCGACCACGCCGATATCCCGGCTCTGCTCGCACGGGTCGCCGCAAGGCATCCGGTGGCGGTGCACTACATCACCGGGCATTGGCTCGATGTGGACACCATGACCGACCTGGCGGACGCGCGAAACTTCTCCTGA
- a CDS encoding FAD/NAD(P)-binding protein has protein sequence MSSSTLPDPASASIAIVGAGFSGTLLALHLLQRSPPQTRVILIERNAQFGRGAAYSTGNSSHLLNVPAGKMSAFHSRPLDFLHWLQSLSEADLCGIVPGPGTFVPRRMFGRYIRHLVNLEMKVPEHGDQLELVRGDVTDIEPNGGGLTLTLDRNRTITADRAVLATGNFPPAAPPVEDPAFYDSPAYKPDPWGPDTLADLDPDMPVLLIGTGLTTIDTIVSLLDQGHRGPITALSRRGLMPHRHAAGGAGSAPETDSFPTRLNVLTRALRSSSLRQATIGGSWHAVIDELRPITTELWQAMCTADRQRFLRHLRPWWDTHRHRVSGPVADRIEAARASGQLRVRAGRIRSYRQDGPDAEVEVVFRPRFADELDSVTVGRVINCAGPDADYSRIRDPLVRRLLGKGLARPDALCLGLDVTTNCALLGADGSISRRLFAVGPVTKGTFWEMTAVPDIRQQAEFLAGQLAALVRPGPVLA, from the coding sequence ATGAGCAGTTCGACGCTTCCCGATCCGGCCTCGGCGAGTATCGCCATCGTCGGTGCGGGCTTCAGCGGCACCTTGCTGGCGCTGCATCTGCTGCAGCGCAGCCCGCCGCAGACCCGCGTGATCCTGATCGAGCGCAATGCCCAGTTCGGGCGCGGCGCCGCCTACTCGACCGGCAACTCGAGCCACCTGCTGAATGTGCCCGCCGGCAAGATGAGCGCCTTCCATTCGCGTCCGCTCGACTTCCTGCACTGGCTGCAGTCGCTGTCCGAGGCCGACCTGTGCGGCATCGTGCCGGGTCCCGGCACCTTCGTGCCGCGGCGGATGTTCGGCCGCTACATCCGCCATTTGGTCAATCTCGAGATGAAGGTGCCCGAGCACGGCGACCAGCTCGAGCTGGTCCGCGGCGACGTCACCGACATCGAGCCGAACGGCGGCGGCCTGACACTCACGCTCGATCGCAACCGGACCATCACCGCCGACCGCGCCGTGCTGGCGACCGGAAACTTCCCGCCGGCAGCCCCTCCGGTCGAGGATCCGGCCTTCTACGACAGCCCCGCCTACAAGCCCGACCCCTGGGGGCCGGACACGCTGGCCGATCTCGATCCGGACATGCCGGTGCTGCTGATCGGCACCGGCCTGACCACCATCGACACCATCGTCTCGCTGCTCGACCAGGGCCATCGCGGGCCGATCACCGCCCTGTCGCGGCGCGGCCTGATGCCGCATCGGCATGCCGCAGGCGGGGCCGGTTCGGCGCCGGAGACAGACTCCTTTCCGACCAGGCTGAACGTCCTGACCCGTGCGCTCCGCAGCAGCAGCCTGCGGCAGGCGACGATCGGCGGCAGCTGGCACGCGGTGATCGACGAACTCCGCCCGATCACCACCGAGCTGTGGCAGGCGATGTGCACCGCCGACCGGCAGCGGTTCCTGCGCCATCTGCGTCCGTGGTGGGACACCCATCGTCATCGGGTGTCGGGCCCGGTCGCCGACCGGATCGAGGCGGCGCGTGCAAGCGGCCAGCTTCGGGTCCGCGCCGGACGGATCCGCAGCTACCGCCAGGATGGTCCCGATGCCGAGGTCGAGGTGGTGTTCCGGCCCCGATTCGCCGACGAACTGGACAGCGTGACGGTCGGCCGTGTCATCAACTGCGCCGGGCCGGATGCGGATTACAGCAGGATCCGTGATCCGCTGGTGCGCAGGCTGCTGGGCAAGGGGCTGGCACGCCCGGATGCGCTCTGCCTCGGCCTGGACGTGACCACCAATTGCGCGCTGCTCGGGGCGGACGGATCGATCTCCCGCCGGCTATTTGCCGTGGGCCCGGTCACCAAGGGCACGTTCTGGGAAATGACCGCGGTTCCCGACATCCGCCAGCAGGCCGAGTTCCTGGCCGGTCAGCTGGCCGCCCTGGTCCGCCCCGGGCCGGTACTGGCCTAG